The Bacteroidota bacterium DNA segment TCTCGGCTGATGACGCCTATGTACCGGTTATCGGATATGCGTATGACAGAGCTTATCAGAGTGAAAATCAGCCAGATAATTATAAGGGATGGATGGAGAATTATGCTAAACAAATTGTATTTGCACGGAATTTAGACATGGAAGCTACAAGCGAAATAAAGAGCGATTGGAACAGGCTAATGACCGAAGACATCACACTTCTTAATACAACCAGCCGGAGCAGAAGTATCAATCCATTGCTGACCAACCTTTGGAACCAGGGCAGTCCTTACAATGCATGGTGTCCTGAAGATGCTTCCGGACCCGGAGGGCATGTCTATGCCGGATGCGTGGCCACAGCCATGTCGATGGTTATGCATTACTGGCGTTACCCCCTACAGGGTACAGGATCACATTCTTATGATGCCTGGGAATATGGTAACCTTAGTGTCAACTATGGAGCTACAACCTACAATTGGTCTGCTATGCTTAACGAAATAAAAGTCAGCAGTTTCCCTGAAAGCATCGATGCCGTGGCTCAATTGCAATATCATTGTGGCGTAGCAGTGAATATGGGTTATAGCCCCACCGGCTCAGGCGCATATAGCCAAGATGTGCCAGAAGCCATGAGTTCACATTTTAATTATGCAGCCGACATCGATTTTGTTGACAAGGACAATTATTCTACCACCGGCTGGATCACACTGTTACAATCACAACTCGACATAGGCTGGCCAATGTACTATTCGGGTTTTAACGGATCAGGCGGACATGCCTTTGTCTGCGATGGTTATCAGGGTGAAGAATTCCATTTTAATTTCGGATGGAGCGGACAAAATAATGGATACTACACCGTTAATGAAGTCGGCGGTTTTAACATGGGGCAGGGCGCAGTCATCAACATTCATCCCGGTGAAGACTACCCCTATTTCTGGGATCAACCTGTTACCGTTACATCCAAATCAGGCTGTATTGAAGATGGCAGCGGGCCCGTGACTGACTACCAGAATAACACCACCATGAGCTGGCTCATTGACCCTCAGACAAGCGATGATTCCATTTCGGGCATTACATTGAAATTTATTCATCTTGAAACGGAACAGGATAACGACATTATTACCATTTACGATGGCGGGGATACCGATGCAGCGGTTCTCGGTATGTTTTCGGGATCTTACTCAGGTAATCTCCCCGTGATCACATCAACTGGTAACAAAATGCTGGTGATTTTTACCAGCAATGATAATATCACCGCTCCGGGATTCCAGGCCGAATTTAT contains these protein-coding regions:
- a CDS encoding C10 family peptidase, which produces MNHTRTHVAFPILILFIFILTTPLFSKEVSLNDAERVARNFFYERGNQYFHPLAYYEIKVRSTFSEKYDSQIVYYVFNVNDGYVIVSADDAYVPVIGYAYDRAYQSENQPDNYKGWMENYAKQIVFARNLDMEATSEIKSDWNRLMTEDITLLNTTSRSRSINPLLTNLWNQGSPYNAWCPEDASGPGGHVYAGCVATAMSMVMHYWRYPLQGTGSHSYDAWEYGNLSVNYGATTYNWSAMLNEIKVSSFPESIDAVAQLQYHCGVAVNMGYSPTGSGAYSQDVPEAMSSHFNYAADIDFVDKDNYSTTGWITLLQSQLDIGWPMYYSGFNGSGGHAFVCDGYQGEEFHFNFGWSGQNNGYYTVNEVGGFNMGQGAVINIHPGEDYPYFWDQPVTVTSKSGCIEDGSGPVTDYQNNTTMSWLIDPQTSDDSISGITLKFIHLETEQDNDIITIYDGGDTDAAVLGMFSGSYSGNLPVITSTGNKMLVIFTSNDNITAPGFQAEFISTIAEYCNGWITLTDPSGTITDGSGTKPYNDNSLCRWKIDPPDASKVTLTFTSFKTEADHDCLQVIDLSSDPPAEIGKFSGNQIPPSLSTNGTMLLNFCTNGSVTADGWEVTYEIDYVGMDDNTLAENMSIFPNPASNKVNIALTLNNAGSVHIELLTLTGVKVYSLIDEFQAGKNNKILDLTGISKGIYMLRVWNDREVTATKLIVE